From the Desulfuromonas thiophila genome, the window CGAGGATTTCCAGCGGTTCTGGGACTATCAACGCCCCGACTTCGCGGGAAAGTTTCTCGACAACTGGGTGACCCGGGCACTTCAAACCGACTTGGAGCCGATGAAGAAAGTAGCCCGGATGCTGCGCAGCCACAAGCCGCTGATCCTCAACTGGTTCAAGGCCAAAGGGCGGCTTTCCAGCGGGGCCGTGGAGGGTATGAACCTCAAGGCGAAACTCACCATGAGAAAAGCCTTCGGTTTTAAAACCCTGAAATGCCTGCAAATCGCCTTATATCATGAACTTGGCAAGTTGCCGGAACCTGATTATCTCCACAGATTCTGCTGACGAGCCCTAAAAAATAAGGGAAGGGAGAGCTGACTATGAAACGACTGATGCAACTGGGCTTGACCCTTTTCTTTATGCTGGTTTCCAGCAACCTCTTCGCCGCTGTTGAGGACCTGAACCCGGAAGGCAAGTTCAAGGTCATTCCGGCCCTGATGATGATCGCCCTGCTGGTGCTGTTCGTTCTGGTCGGGGTGTTCGCCAAGGCACAGAATACCGAGGACTACTGGGCCGCCGGCCGTGGTGTCGGCCAGCTCGGTGGTGGTATGGCTATCGCCTCCAACTGGATGTCGGCCGCTTCCTATCTGGGTATGGCCGGCCTGATCTACCTCAAGGGCTATTTTGCCCTGTCCTACGTGCTTGGCTGGACCGGTGGCTACGTGCTGCTGCTGGTGCTGATGGCCGGACAGGTGCGGCGCTATGGCAAGTACACCGCGCCGGACTTTATCGGTGACCGCTACTATTCGACCACCGCGCGTCTGCTGTCGTCGCTGATCGTTATCGTCATCTCCTTCGTTTATTCCGTCGGCCAGTACAAGGGCATCGGCATGATGTTCAACTGGATCTTCGGTATCAATTATCAGATGTCGGTGTTTGTCGGTACCGGCGTCGTGCTGGCCTACGTGCTGATCTCCGGTATGCTCGGCGCCACCAAGAACATGCAGGTACAGTATGTCGTTATCGTCATCACCTTCTTCCTGCCGCTGTTCTTCATCGCCCACAAGCTTGGCTACTTCTCGGCCGTGCCGCAGATCGGTTATGGCGCCGCCCTGTGGGATATCGGTCATGGTGGCAATGGCATCGCCGCGGCTTCGGCCGACCCGAGCTACTATCTGCCGTTCTCGAACTACACCGCTTACCACTGGTTCGCGCTGTGCATCACCCTGATGCTGGGTACTGCCGGCCTGCCCCACGTTATTGGCCGCTTCTATGTGGTGCCGCGCGTCAGTGACGCCCGCTGGCAGGTGGTATGGGGCCTGTTCTGCATCGCCCTGGTGTACTGGACCGCGCCTTGCTACGCTGCTTTCGCCAAGTTCTCCAACCTGCTGGGTACTGCCGGTGTCAATGTCTCGCCCGACGCCATCGTCGTCAACGCCGCCGAATTGGCGGGTCTGCCCGAGTGGTTTGCCGGCTTCCTCGCTGCCGGTGGTGTGTCGGCCGCGTTCTCGACGGTTGGTGGCTTGCTGATGGCGGGTGCCTCGGCCTTCGCCCATGACATCTACTTCCGCGTCATGAATCCGAACGCGACGGAAGAGAAGAAAATGCTCATCGCCCGCGTCGGTACCATTATCCTGGGTGTGTCCATCATCATCGCCGCACTGAATCCGCCGGCGCTGATCGCTCAGATCACGGCTGTCGCCT encodes:
- a CDS encoding transposase, giving the protein EDFQRFWDYQRPDFAGKFLDNWVTRALQTDLEPMKKVARMLRSHKPLILNWFKAKGRLSSGAVEGMNLKAKLTMRKAFGFKTLKCLQIALYHELGKLPEPDYLHRFC
- a CDS encoding VC_2705 family sodium/solute symporter produces the protein MKRLMQLGLTLFFMLVSSNLFAAVEDLNPEGKFKVIPALMMIALLVLFVLVGVFAKAQNTEDYWAAGRGVGQLGGGMAIASNWMSAASYLGMAGLIYLKGYFALSYVLGWTGGYVLLLVLMAGQVRRYGKYTAPDFIGDRYYSTTARLLSSLIVIVISFVYSVGQYKGIGMMFNWIFGINYQMSVFVGTGVVLAYVLISGMLGATKNMQVQYVVIVITFFLPLFFIAHKLGYFSAVPQIGYGAALWDIGHGGNGIAAASADPSYYLPFSNYTAYHWFALCITLMLGTAGLPHVIGRFYVVPRVSDARWQVVWGLFCIALVYWTAPCYAAFAKFSNLLGTAGVNVSPDAIVVNAAELAGLPEWFAGFLAAGGVSAAFSTVGGLLMAGASAFAHDIYFRVMNPNATEEKKMLIARVGTIILGVSIIIAALNPPALIAQITAVAFSLGANTFFPLFLLGLWWSRTTKEAAIAGMVVGLVVTFGSMFLPKASVLAYYIPFTSSAILGVPAVLITMIVVSLMTPEPSQEIKELLYKVHNDE